gactggctagaaaccaaacgagctatattacaagtgttcaaccaaatgggtaaacccatcgaaataaaggcagacaaagactcagcttttatgtgcacagctttacaattatggctaaaatcagaagcagtaaatattaatataaccactagtaaaaacggtatatccgacgtagaacgatttcataagacagttaacgaaaaactaagaatcattaacagcgactcagacgtcgaaaataaacttacaaaatttgaaactatactctacacgtacaatcataaaacaaagcacaaaacgactaacagaacaccagcggacatattcatatatgcaggtacaccagagtatgacactcaagctaataaagaaaaactaataaataacctcaacaaaaaccgaagaaacttttaacaatttaattgaacaaagtaaagaattcaataaccttatacaaatcgaatacctagtagaaaaattaaacagagaaataaacggcttaaaaatagccaaacgtagcaaaagaggtttagttaacatagtaggaacagcatataaatacttatttggaacattaaatcaagaagacaaagcagaaattgaacaaaaaataagcaacttagcagaaaacagcgttcaggttaacgaattaaattacataatagaagctataaacaaaggaatagaaatcatgaacgaactagatcaagagaaacaaaaaggaaagaaattagatatccttatatttaacttacaacactttacagaatatatagaagacattgagatgggaatgcagctcacaagattaggaatttttaacccaaaattactaaaacatgactatttgttgcatgttaattctgagaaattgttgaatacaaaaacttccacttggtttaaatcagatacaaacgaaatactgataatatcccatattcctcgagaaataataaaaagcccggtattcgaaataattccatacccggatgaaaataataatattttgacagaaatagctcatgaaaaatattttacccaagataaaaaagtttatagcagagaaacaaaaaaattaattaataatgaatgtttaacaggaattttaaaccaaataacatcagaatgtagttatactaaaattttgcaaaattttcaaatcaactacatagaaccaaatataattttaacttggaatttaccaaaaactatattaaaccataattgtataaataacgaaataacaatagaaggaaacaatataataaaaatctttaattgttcattgcaaattaatgaaatttcaatttcaaacaatatgttagattatactcaaagcatttacgtaagcaatgatgttataaaattagaaccactttcgtttgtacaaacgaaacaaattataaatgcacatacaaaatttaacaatgtattccagataattacaataaccatatttgtaatcatattaataagtttaacactgtatttgacatataagttcaaaagcatacctaagaaattaattataaaatataaaaaacccaaagtagaagaaacacctacaataataggagatataccaattgtaaaagaagaaaatgttacactatatccaaacttaaacacctgaggacaggcacttttctaatggttgggggagtgacatatccatagtcgcacccaccctttaacatatcttagcacataagcataagcacaattataaacatttctaatattgtaaacaaagagcctggtgataacatcgacattggtcaagatcaaactgtccccctttggtagacataaacaattcaccctaaatatcacgccactgtcaatgttcccatcagagtactatcccacgcataattgctgacgcagctcaaacttcactcaattttgactcaaactctctcaaagcgaagtttgctaagcgaccgcaacagttagataaatcagttcatattcgggaagcaaatctgaatgtactcaacaaaagtagccgttaagtgaaaataataaattgaaatatatttttttatagtaacctaacgtgtaaaacttaattatatatatatatatatatgaaaaaaaaaaaaaacaaataatgatAAGAATAGTTTATGGACTATGCAATAATTTAATGATAGCCgtgcgtgggcgtggctgcgGCTCCGAAGCTGCTCACCGGCGGCAGGTATGTGGATTCTGGCTCAAAAATGGGCGTGGCCGAGTCACCAGACTGACCGGGCGCACCATAAAGCACCGCCGGCGCCGAATAATCATAGCCCGTCGTCTGTGCACTGGGCGTGGCAAAATCAAAGCCAACGCTCGGCTCGGGCTTGGCACCCAGAAAGGCGCTCGGCATGAACGGCGTCTTGGACAGCTCGGCGAACAGTTCGTTGTGCTCCTGATGCCCGCCAGCCGGATGAATGTCCGTGTTCAGGGCCAGCGGCTTGCTGGACGTATAGCTAAAGTGGCCGAGTCCCTTGTGGCCCAGCGCATAGGCGGGCGTCTGCTGTTCCTGTTGCGTCTTGTGCGCCGCGCCATGCTCtgccggcagctgctgctggtgatgatGCTGTTGCAGCTCCTCCTCGGCCGAATCAAGCTGGCTGCTGTGCTCGTAGCCAGGCTGGAGGGGCACGCCATAGCTGctcagcggctgctgctgcttgtagTGTATGGAGCTGGGCCCCTCATAGTGCTCGTGCTGCTCGAGGCCGGACGCAAAGTGCTGTCCGCCCAGGCTATGAGCCAAGCCATGGCCATGGCCGTGTCCAAGTCCAAGCGAGTAGCCTGCTCCAGATCCATGActaccgctgctgctgctgctgctgctgctgtaggaGGGCGTGGCCAGCAAGTaggtgctgctgccgccgccgccgccgccgtgtTGCTTGTGTGCGCCGCCGAGCAGGCTCAGATAGCCACCGCCATGTCCAGCGTATTTGTAGCCGCCGCCCAAGCCATGACCCTGCTGTCCACGACCAGGTCCATGGCTAGGTCCaggtccatgtccatgtccgccgccgctgctgctggtctgCACAATGTACGTCTCCACCTTGGGCGCCTGTGGCCGATGGTGATAGCCGCCCGCGCTGGACGAGCTGATGTAGACGGGTCGTCCGTGTCCATGATGGGAGGCCAGCGACTGATATGTGTGCGGCTGGTGGctataatgatgatgatgatgatgatactgctgctgctgctggctgttaTCCGTGTCAAGGCTGGCAAAGTCGAAGCCGCTGCTGGAGGCCAGGCCATTGCCGTGCAGTGTCGCATAGGTGCTCTCATAGCCTCCCGCGCCGATGGCGGCGGGCGGCAGGTATTTGTGTGAGGGTCCGTGATAGATGCCGCTGCCAAAGCTTAGGCCAGCGTCGCGCTTTGGCTTGGCGGGCGTCGCATTTGGCTGCacttgtttttgctgctgctgctgctgcggctgcggctgctgatcGGCGGCGGCAAAGGCCAAGCACGCGCAGATCAAAAGCGCGCGCGAAAACtgcattaaaaaaatttgaaataacgTTTGgattaattgaatttcgttGGCGCATTTAGAAATTTATCGCCAGTGTGGCACTTGCTATAAATCTAAAAATACTTCTTTAAGGATCATAATGCGCGTTAGTATTTATTTGGGCTTCAATTGTTATTTCACAACACTTACAGCGAACTGCATTTTGCAAGGTGCACGTCAAAAAataccaataaaaaaaaaaacaaagaccaGTAACTTTTATCGATCAACTTGATGTTATTATCCTttcgctctctcactctctcgctctcgctatTTCTCCCGCTTATATAACGTTTCGCTCGCGTTTATTCCACAAGTGCTGCGCGTCGAGTGTTGACGACCTCTGCGCCGTCCAACCCTTTTATACGCGGTCTCTGCAACAAACCGCTCGTCATTGCGCACGTCGACGCCGGCGTCGCAGCTGCGTCGGCGGCGATGCGAAAAGCGCCAACTCAACgcatttggtattttttttctttttttttttggtgttgttgttgttgttgttgttgctgttgccattttgCATATGATCCAAAGCGATTTTTGGGTTTTGTTACGCTTTGGCTTACCGTTTGCTGTCTTTTCTTActctcgctcgcactcacactcacactcacattcCCTTTCGCATTCACACTCTCACTCTTGTTTGGGCCGGTTGGGCGCACGCTCTGGAGACATTAATCTGGAACGCGTTGCCTTGGCACAGTGGAACCAGCATACGTGCTATTATTGGATTTAGCTGGTGAGTGTACGAAGTTAGCTTTAGTTTACATTTGCCGACATTTTTGATAAGATTTCACCTAGtcatatatatagtaaaactatttTCCCTACATCTGTgtctatatctctatataaCAACTGTTGGCTCACTCAACTTGTATTTCGATACATTTTCCAGCGCTCTGGCACCACGGTATATTGCGGCAATTGCATTTACCGTTCGACTCAAGTTCAAGTGACACTTTTGCCATATCGCATGTCTCAGTGCACAATTCTGCCCGCACCCCTCCCTCGCTCCAGCGACCTTTCGTTTGGTGCGTGTCTGCTTttattatgttgttttttaatttcttttttttttttaagtttcgGTTTTTTCCAAGCTTTCCCAGTCTTTTGCGGCAAGTTGATTTTGGCTTATGcgtaaattgcaattaattccAAGTAACATTTTGATGAATGTAAGTCCGGATGACGGGCCAACCCTCCCctcacactctctctcccgcAAAACGGTGcgagctctctctctctctctctctctctccggcCTTTCATATTCTTGGCAGCGAGTAACGGTAACCtggccaaataaaaaaaagtccaTTCACGGAACCATGGaaacgtttgttgttgttgttgttgttgttgccgtttgaCTGATGatgttttcatttgttgttgtcgttgttgttgttgttgttgctcgcgAATCGTTTTGTCAGCTGCCGCAAATTTGTAACAGATTTTGTTTGTCTTCAACTTTTTTTTCActcttagtttttttttgtttccttCTCGTTTATCTACAACTTAGTTAGGATTGGGTGTAGCCGAGTCTTTCCCTTTTAATTAAACTGTTTGCCGCAATGCCGTAACAACATTTACCAAGGCCTCGTAATCCACTTGTCACATCGGCAACTGTTTCTCTCAACCGTCACTTTTCGGGATCCCAAAATATTGCTAATGACCCATCGCAACCTTagttaatcaatcaatc
This window of the Drosophila virilis strain 15010-1051.87 chromosome X, Dvir_AGI_RSII-ME, whole genome shotgun sequence genome carries:
- the LOC6634786 gene encoding hornerin, giving the protein MQFAFSRALLICACLAFAAADQQPQPQQQQQQKQVQPNATPAKPKRDAGLSFGSGIYHGPSHKYLPPAAIGAGGYESTYATLHGNGLASSSGFDFASLDTDNSQQQQQYHHHHHHYSHQPHTYQSLASHHGHGRPVYISSSSAGGYHHRPQAPKVETYIVQTSSSGGGHGHGPGPSHGPGRGQQGHGLGGGYKYAGHGGGYLSLLGGAHKQHGGGGGGSSTYLLATPSYSSSSSSSSGSHGSGAGYSLGLGHGHGHGLAHSLGGQHFASGLEQHEHYEGPSSIHYKQQQPLSSYGVPLQPGYEHSSQLDSAEEELQQHHHQQQLPAEHGAAHKTQQEQQTPAYALGHKGLGHFSYTSSKPLALNTDIHPAGGHQEHNELFAELSKTPFMPSAFLGAKPEPSVGFDFATPSAQTTGYDYSAPAVLYGAPGQSGDSATPIFEPESTYLPPVSSFGAAATPTHGYH